A region of the Akkermansia muciniphila genome:
CCTTCCCAACTGGATCAAACTGGAAATCCACCCGGATGCCCAGTACCTGATGCCGGACCCCATAGAAACGCTCAAGGCGGCGGAAATCCTGGTCAGGGAAGGCTTCACGGTGCTTCCCTACATCAACGCGGACCCCGTGCTCGCCAAGCGCCTTCAGGAAGCCGGAGCGGCGGCCGTCATGCCTCTGGGCGCGCCGATCGGCACCAACAAGGGCGTTCTTACCAGGGAACTGATCAGCATCATCATTGAACAAGCCGTCGTCCCCGTCGTGGTGGACGCCGGGCTGGGAGCGCCCAGCCACGCGGCGGAAGCCCTGGAAATGGGAGCGGACGCCGTGCTGGTCAATACGGCCATTGCCGCCGCCGGAGACCCTTCCAGCATGGCAAAAGCCTTTGCCCTGGCCTGCCGCGCAGGCCGCATGGCCTATCTGTCCGGCCTCCCCGCCGTTTCCGCCAAGGCCGCTGCCACCAGTCCCCTCACTTCCTTCCTGCATTAAAGGCGGGAGCGGGGGCCTATTCTTTACCGCTACGGCTCAGGGAGCCTTGGACGCCGCCGTCTTTGCCATCTTTCTGCGAATCAGGAACTCCAGAACGAAGCAGGCCGCCACAAACAGGACAATCAGCGGAATCAGGTAAGGCTGGCTGAAGAACATCTGGTAGAAAAAGGCGCCCAGAATAAACAGCATCAGCAGGAATCCCAGGATAATCAGCAGGATGTTCCCCTTCGTCTCCTTCCGGAGCCGCCAGTGGGCTACGAACACAGCCAGATAGCTGATCAGGAAACATGCCCCCGCCAGATTGGCGATGGCTACCAGGTTAAAGGCATTCGTCATCACCAGAATGCCCAGCAGCAGGTAAAAAAAGCCCTCTGTGCCGTTTCCCCAGAAGGGGCGTTTGAAAATGGCTCCCAACTGTCCGTTGTGGGCCAGGGCCCTGGAAATGTCCAGCATGCTGAACATGGTGGCATTAATGGCTGACGCCGTGGCAATCAATGCCGCTACGGAGACGGCCATGAACCCCCACACGCCCAGCACGGGATAGGCGGCCTGCGCTACGGCGGTCTCCGTATGGCTTTCCAGGGAAGTGGCGGGAACATTGGACAGGACCACGTAGGAAAGCACCAGATACAGCACCAGCACGATGCCTATCGCCAGAAAAATGGCCTTGGGCAATGTTTTGGCCGGATTCTTCAGATTGCCCGCCGTATTGGCCATCATGCCGTAACCGGCAAAAGCGAAGAACGTCAGCCCTACACTCCCCAGCAGGCCGTCCAGCCCCTTCACCGGAATGGGGTCCGCGCCCACCGGCACGGTGGAACCGAAGCTGGCAAGCATCAGCACCGTCAGAATCAGCAGCTTGAACGCCACCATCACCACCTCGGACTTCCCGACGGCCTTGGCCCCGCCCATGTTCAGCGCCCCCAGCAGAAGAATGGCCACGCTGGCAAACAGGGCGGTGGAATACATGCTGACCAGCCCGTCCGGCAAAAACAGGCGGGACGCGTACGCGCCAAAGGACTTGGCTACCAGGGCCACGGTAATGACCAGCGTTCCCAAATAAATCAATGTGAGCGCACCGGAAAGGGTCTTGTGGGAAAAAGCCTGGTTGAAATAATCCATGATTCCTCCGGAACCGGGATAACGGGAGCCCAGCTTGGCGTACGTATAACCGGAAAGCAGGGCGGCAGCGCCTCCCAGCAGGAAAGACCAGTACACGTTTTTACCCGCCATCAGGGTCGCCTGACCCATGAGGGCGAAAATTCCCGCTCCCACCATGGAACCTATTCCCAATGCAATCACGCTCCACAGGGATAAATATTCTTTTGGAGCCTTTCCGTGCATAAGGGAATTAGAAAGCTCCGGGCCCCGGAACGTTGACCTTTCCCCGCGGCATGACACGTCTGCCGGTTCCGGACGGACAACGTCATCATGACTATTCCGGCACGGCTTTCCCCTTGAACCGCCCTCAGGGGGCATGTAGGGTACGGCTGATGATCAAAACCGCCATTTTTGACTTTGACGGAACCCTTGCGGATACCCTGCCCCTGTGCCGGGAAGCCTTCCGCCAGGCTGTACGGGATCTGGACGGCAGGACGGCGACGGATGAAGAAATAGAAAGCCAGTTCGGGCCGGACGACCTGGGCGTCATTCAAAGGCTGCTTCCCGGAAAGCCGGAGCTCCACGAACGCGGCAGGGAGCTTTTCATCCGCTATTACCGTGAACTCCACCCGGAACTGGCACCCTCCCCTTTCCCCGGCGCCCATGAGTTGCTGCACGCTCTCCGCAACCGCGGCATCCGGCTGGCCATGGTCACCGGCAAGCGCCTGGAAAGCGCAGACATTTCTCTCCGGTTCTTCCACCTGGACGGGTTCTTTCCCATTCTGGAAACAGGCTCCCCGCAAGGCGGCGTAAAGCCGGACCGCATTAAACGGGCGCTGAACCGCCTGAATTCTTCTGCTGAAGAAGCCGTCTACATTGGGGACTCCCCCACGGATGTGGACGCTTGCCGCGCCGTCCCCATCCGCATTCTTGCCGCAGGCTGGGCCGCGGAAGCGGACGTGGAGGGGCTGAAAGAACGGAAGCCGGACTACCTGCTGACCCGCTTTGAAGATATGGACCGCTTTTTCCGGGAGCATGCATCCGGGGGACCGGGTGAGCCGATGCCGCCTCACGGTGGAAATGAAGGCCTTTAATATTGCAATCCCGCAGGAAATCAGACACCATTGCTCACCCCGTTAAAACCAATCCTTCAATGACTTCCCAGAAAGAATCCGGAAAAGAGGGCCTGAAAATCCTGCTCATGCTCGCCAGCGCCATCGTCATCACGGCCGGACTGCAGGCGGGAAAGCCGGTGCTGCTCCCCATCGTTCTGTCCGGCTTTCTGGCTATTGTCAGCTATCCGCTAACCTCCTTCTTCAAAGGGCGCCTGCGCTTTCCGCACTGGCTGGCAGTGACCTTCACGGTCATCATGGACTTTGGGATTCTGGCGGGGCTGGGTTATCTGGCCCAGTACCTGGGGCAGGATCTCGCCAACACCGTCACGAACAAATACCAGCCCATGCTGGTGGAAAAAATTCATGAACTCCGCGCTTTCC
Encoded here:
- a CDS encoding APC family permease; the protein is MHGKAPKEYLSLWSVIALGIGSMVGAGIFALMGQATLMAGKNVYWSFLLGGAAALLSGYTYAKLGSRYPGSGGIMDYFNQAFSHKTLSGALTLIYLGTLVITVALVAKSFGAYASRLFLPDGLVSMYSTALFASVAILLLGALNMGGAKAVGKSEVVMVAFKLLILTVLMLASFGSTVPVGADPIPVKGLDGLLGSVGLTFFAFAGYGMMANTAGNLKNPAKTLPKAIFLAIGIVLVLYLVLSYVVLSNVPATSLESHTETAVAQAAYPVLGVWGFMAVSVAALIATASAINATMFSMLDISRALAHNGQLGAIFKRPFWGNGTEGFFYLLLGILVMTNAFNLVAIANLAGACFLISYLAVFVAHWRLRKETKGNILLIILGFLLMLFILGAFFYQMFFSQPYLIPLIVLFVAACFVLEFLIRRKMAKTAASKAP
- a CDS encoding HAD family hydrolase, with product MIKTAIFDFDGTLADTLPLCREAFRQAVRDLDGRTATDEEIESQFGPDDLGVIQRLLPGKPELHERGRELFIRYYRELHPELAPSPFPGAHELLHALRNRGIRLAMVTGKRLESADISLRFFHLDGFFPILETGSPQGGVKPDRIKRALNRLNSSAEEAVYIGDSPTDVDACRAVPIRILAAGWAAEADVEGLKERKPDYLLTRFEDMDRFFREHASGGPGEPMPPHGGNEGL
- a CDS encoding thiazole synthase; the encoded protein is MTDTPLQIAGRQFTSRLMMGTGKFSSNESMKEALEASGSQIVTVALRRADLTGSHDPAANILDFIDPEKYLLLPNTSGATTAEEAVRLARLAVAAGLPNWIKLEIHPDAQYLMPDPIETLKAAEILVREGFTVLPYINADPVLAKRLQEAGAAAVMPLGAPIGTNKGVLTRELISIIIEQAVVPVVVDAGLGAPSHAAEALEMGADAVLVNTAIAAAGDPSSMAKAFALACRAGRMAYLSGLPAVSAKAAATSPLTSFLH